In Silene latifolia isolate original U9 population chromosome 3, ASM4854445v1, whole genome shotgun sequence, a single window of DNA contains:
- the LOC141645932 gene encoding germin-like protein — protein sequence MAFSKIFAHLTLLLISLSLVYATDPTQLQDFCVATNDTNNGIFVNGLFCKNPMEATPEDFLFKGLDVPAPLGSLGSGVKLVSPMNLPGLNTLGISVARLDFAPYGLISPHTHPRATEVFTVLDGTIYVGFVTSNQANGSNKLFTKVLNKGDVFVFPQGLIHFQLNIGKTPAIAFSGLSSQNPGVVTVSNAVFGAEPPINVDVLSKAFQLDANVIKMLQSKFSTGN from the exons ATGGCATTTTCCAAGATCTTTGCACACTTAACCCTTTTGCTCATAAGCTTATCCTTGGTTTATGCCACTGATCCGACCCAGCTTCAAGATTTTTGCGTCGCCACAAACGATACCAATAACGGAA TATTTGTGAATGGACTCTTTTGCAAGAACCCAATGGAGGCGACACCCGAAGATTTTCTGTTCAAAGGGCTAGACGTTCCGGCCCCATTAGGCAGTCTTGGATCGGGTGTGAAACTAGTGAGTCCAATGAACTTACCCGGACTCAACACCCTCGGCATATCAGTTGCTAGGCTAGACTTCGCGCCATATGGTCTAATTTCACCCCACACCCACCCTCGTGCCACTGAGGTTTTCACCGTCTTGGATGGAACCATATATGTTGGTTTCGTCACCTCAAACCAGGCCAATGGCAGTAACAAGTTGTTCACTAAGGTGCTTAACAAGGGTGACGTGTTTGTGTTCCCACAAGGTTTAATTCACTTTCAACTCAACATCGGCAAGACACCAGCCATTGCATTTTCGGGGTTGAGCAGCCAGAATCCCGGTGTGGTTACTGTATCCAATGCGGTCTTTGGTGCTGAGCCTCCGATCAACGTTGATGTACTATCCAAGGCTTTTCAACTTGATGCTAATGTCATCAAGATGTTGCAATCCAAGTTCTCCACAGGAAATTAA